AAACATTTATCCAGACTAAACAAGAAATTGGCTATAATGTAGGGACTCGGGAAAATAGCATATCAGTTTTTAAAAAATGTCTGAACAATTAAAAAATTATTACGCAGCTGTGGATTTGGGTTCCAACTCCTTTCATATGATTGTAGCTGAGATGATTGATAACCAGATGCATGTTATTGATAGTCATAAGGATATGGTTCGGTTGGCTGACGGTTTGGATGCCAAAGGGAATCTTAGTGAAGAGAAAATGAAGTTTGCCATCCAATCACTGCGAAAAATTGGTCAAAGAATAAAACACATTCCCAAATCACATGTTCGGATTGTCGGAACGAACACACTTCGATTGGCAAAAAATGCCAAGGTTTTTATGAAAAGAGCTCAAAAAGCTTTGGGCAAGTCTATTGAGGTGATCTCAGGCCGTGAAGAAGCAAGAATTTTGTATCTGGGCGTGGCTCATAGTATTCAAAATGATGAACACAATCGATTGGTGATTGACATTGGTGGTGGTTCGACAGAGTTAATTATTGGCAATGATTTTACTCCGATATTACGAGAAAGTTTACACATGGGATGTGTGAGCTATACCAACAAATTTTTTTCTGATGGTTTAATTACGCCTGAAAACTGGAATAAGGCTGTGTTGCATGCTCACAGACAGGTAGTTCCGATTGCTTTGGAGTATAAACAATTGGGTTGGGACTTGGCAGTTGGCGCGTCAGGAACTCTGAGAGCGACTGTGAGTGTTCTTACAGAGAATGGACTAACAAATGAGGGAATTGATCCGCAAAGTTTAAATCAGTTGATTGAAAAATGCTTGCAACTTGGAAGTATTAAGAAACTAAGTCGAATAAAAGGATTAAGTCTGCAACGAATGCCGGTGTTTATTGGTGGATTGGCAATTATCAAGGGTTTATTTGATGCTTTGGACATCAAGCGTATGATTGGTTGTAACGGAGCCTTGCGAGAAGGTTTGATTTATGATTTGAGTGGTCGCCTCAATCACAATGATATTCGCAAAAGAACAATCGAAAAGTTATGCAAACAGTTTGAGGTTAATATCTTTCAATCTGAGCTTGTGCGAGCGAGCTTGAATAAAATGCTAGATATCCTTAATCTAAAGTTAAGCGACAAACAAAAAAGATTGTTAAGGTGGGCGACAAAACTCCATGAGCTTGGTCTGAAAATATCCCATTCGCACTTTGAAGAACATGCTGCATATATTTTGAATCATGCGGATATGCCGGGATTTGCTCAACACGAACAAGATAAACTGGCAGCAATTATTGCATCACAAAGACGAAAAATTAAGACAGAGTGGTTACAGAGACTTTCACGAGAGCAAAAAGAAAAAGTGATTCCTTTGATAGTACTGTTTCGTTTGGCGGTTTTATTGAATCGTTCCCGTGTTGAAATTGAGTTTGGACTCGAGAGAATTGAAATAGATAACAAGAATGTTTCCGTCTATTTCAACCAAAACTGGCTGGAGGAACATCCTCTCACCCAAGAAGATATGTATGCTGAAATAAATTATATGAAAGCACTGAATATAAATTATAAATTATTCAGTTAAGTCCCATGCATTAACCCAGTCAGTTTTCACCGGTTTGAAATTAAAGTCGGTAATAAGCAGTTCTTCCATTTCAGGCATGTGTGCAGCGCCATAGAAAATAGCGAGCTTTTTATGGCCTTTATCCAATTGTTCTCTTAATACTTTTAATGCTTTCAGGTTTCTTGTTGTTAGAATGGTTGAGCCTTCCTTGCCCTCTAGAGCATTCATTACCGGATCCATCTCAATAAACTGAACAGCCACTAATTGCTTTAGCTTAGCTTCTCTGTTGTTTGAAAACATGGCAAATATCAAATCCATATCGTTAATTGCATTTGGGTTTGTCGCTTGCTGTTGCATACCAACTAGCCACATACGCAAAAACATGGATAAAAACGATTCTCCTTTTTCATCCATGCTTTTGACAAAATCGTCCGGTGAAATGTCTGCATGGACAAAGTTTTCAGCATCATAATCCACCTCATCCAGCTGAAAAGTCAAACCAAGAACATTTTTCATACCATGCTGAAGCGCTGACAACATGCTTTTGCCCTCACCTGCACTTTTATCGCTAACTTTTGTACCCTCAGGAGCTACTAATTCATAGAGCACAGCATCATAGTTTTTAAATAAGGAGTTGAGAGACTCATAATATGACTTATCACCAACATGAACAGCACTGATTAAGTCCACATAAACATTTGAGGGGTAATTGTTGGCTGGAGCGTATCTCACATTAGCCAATTGTAGATACTGAGGGGCATTGTTTTCATTATACTGAATTCGTAAAAACTGAGTTTTATCATTTTCGACTTGTGAAGAAACGTTAGTTTGCTCCTGAGAGTTGACAATGAGTGCTGTTAACAGGGAGTAAAATAAAACAAATAATTTCATGTGGTTAATAGATACAAACAGAACACCAATTCTAAGGTCTTATGATTAGACTTCAAGGTTTATCTGTTGATTCTTTGTATATCAATGAGTTATTGGTAAAGTTTTTCGATTGTAAAAATGTTGTTATAATGCTCTTTTTTTCAAATTCGAATATTATGAAATCATTAGCCGTTTATTGTTCGTCCAGCAATATCATTCACCAAGACTACTTCGAGGCTGCGAGAATGCTTGGAAAAGCGATGGCTGAGAAAAGTTTTCAATTGGTTTATGGCGGAGGAATGGTTGGATTGATGGGAGAAGTTGCCCGTAGTGTCAAACAACACGGTGGTAAAACTCTGGGCGTGGTCCCTGAAGCTCTCAATTTAGATAATGTTGTTAACGATATTGATGACGAGCTCATTATTACAACAGGAATGAGGGAAAGAAAAGCCATTATGGATGACAGGGCTGATGCTTTTCTGGGCTTGCCCGGTGGTTTTGGAACTTTTGAAGAAATGTTTGAAGTTTTGACCTTGAAGCAACTTGGCTATCATAATAAACCGATTGTGTTTCTTAATATCAGAGGATATTACGATAAATTGCTCGATATGTTTGATCATATTTATTCAGAACAGTTTGCGAAACCGGAATACCGACAGCTTTATCATGTTTCAGAAAATGTGTTGGATGTGATTGATTATTTGTCAGAATATCAACCTCCTCAACTGCCTGATAAATGGTTTGTATAGGCTTTCTAAAATCAAATATGACATTTATGTTACAAAATTGAAGTATTTGTTATATTTGTAATAAGTCTCGAAATTATTGTTTCCAAATAAAAATGCCTGAAGGTCGTTTTGAGGTAAAATGAACTATTCATTTTATCGAGAGAAACAATGGTCAAAAATATTATTTCTGAAATGTTGGGAAAATCACCTGTTTTTCCAATTCAGGGGCATATAAAAACAGCTTATAAAAGTGCTGAGTTATTGCCGGATTTATTTCGTGCTGCCAATTTGAATGACTGGAGCAAAGTTGAATCTATCAATGCAGAGATTCGCAAATTAGAAAATGAGGCGGATGAGCAAAAATTGAAAATTCGCTCCAATCTTCCGAAAAGTCTTTTTATGCCGGTTCCGAGACAAGATTTGCTTGAGCTCGTTTTGGTACAAGATCGAATTGCTAATTTGTCTAAAAGCATATCCGCTATGGTCAAACAAAGAAAAATCCAGATTCCCGCAGAATTCTTTGATGAGTTTATGGAGTTTGTTGAGCTTTGTGTGAATGCAGCGAAATCAGCACGTAAAAGTGTCAATGAATTGGATGAGTTGTATGAAACTGGTTTCAGAGGTGCAGAAGTCGACCTCGTTCAAAAGTTGATTGATAAACTTGATGTGCTCGAAACAGAAACAGATAACAAACAAGACTCTGTGCAACAAGCTTTATTTAAAATTGAAAAGCAGTTGGATGCAGTTGAAGTTATGTTTTTATACAAATTAATTGACAAGGTTGGCGGAATCGCTGATCAATCGGAAAGAGTGGGTCGTCGCTTAGAAATCTTATTGGCGAAGTAATCAAGAGGAAATATTGTGGATTATCAAACTGTTTTTATCACCCTTGCAGGTGTTTTTGGGCTTTTTATGGCCTGGGGTATTGGAGCAAACGATGTTGCAAATGCGATGGCAACTTCAGTTGGTTCAAAAGCAATTAGTATTAAAACAGCAATTATTATTGCGGCAATTTTTGAATTTGGCGGAGCAGTTCTTGCCGGCGGAGAAGTAACATCAACCATTCGTAAAGGAATTGTTGACTCAGCAACTTTTGAAGGGGCACCTGAGCTATTAATATACGGAATGCTGGCATCATTACTGGCGGCCGGTATCTGGTTGTTGATTGCGTCCAAAAAAGGTTGGCCGGTTTCTACAACTCACTCAATCGTCGGAGCAGTTGTAGGTTTTGCCGCAATTGGCGTCGGAATGGATGCTGTGAATTGGGGTCAGGTGGGAAGTATTGTAATGAGCTGGGTAGTCTCTCCACTTACTTCCGGAGTTATTGCTTTCTTGTTATTCCAAAGCGTTCAGGTTTTGATTCTTCGTACTGATGATCCTTTAACAAAAGCAAAAAGATATGTGCCGTTTTATATCTTTTTAACAGCTTTTTTTATGACATTAGTAACAATCAAAAAGGGTTTGAAACACGTTTCAGATATTAGTTTTAGTTCACAAGAAGCCTATCTCTATGCAGCATTGATTGGCGTGGTAGTGGCTGTAATCGGTGCAATTTTCATTAGTAAAATTCAACCCAACAAGAAGAAAGAAAAAGATTTCCACTTTTACACTGTAGAAAAAGTTTTCGCAGTACTCATGGTCATTACCGCGAGTGGTTTGGCGTTTGCACATGGCTCAAATGATGTGGCTAATGCGGTAGGTCCTCTTGCAGCGGTTGTATCAACAGCAAAAACCGGAATGATTACAGGGAAATCAGCATTGGATTCATGGATATTGCTGGTTGGTGGTATCGGTATCGTTATCGGTCTGGCTACTTATGGTAGAAAAGTGATTGCCACTGTTGGTAAAAAAATCACCCATCTGACTCCTTCAAGGGGATTTGCTGCAGAGTTGGGTGCTTCAATGACGATTGTTGTGGCATCATCAACAGGAATGCCAATTTCAACAACTCACACTTTGGTTGGAGCCGTTCTGGGTGTCGGTTTAGCGAAAGGAATTAGTGCAATTAATCTGACAGTTGTTCGAGGAATTTTTGCATCTTGGTTGATAACAATTCCAGCCGGTGCTGTATTGTCGATTATTTTCTTCTTCATCTTTAAATCCATTTTCGGATAAAATGAACCGTAAGGACTCCTGTGCATTCGTTGCAGGAGTCTTTCTTTGCTTGCATAATTATTATCGCAAGTTAAAATAGTTGGCTATGATTTTAAAAGCCGACTATTTCAACAATGTTTCCACCTGATTTGATAGAGGAAAGAATTGCCTCAATGGCTCAGGCTGAGGCATTATTGCATGATCAGGCGACTGCCACGGATAATTCGTTACGATTGTGGTATCAGTGGTATGAACCAAGAGTTGGTGACAAACATGTACGAAAATTGACAAAAAAAATTGTCACTATTGCTTATGCTAGAATGGCATTACGAAATGGCTCTTTAAGCCTTAATCCTAGAAGTTATCATAGCGAAAAGCATATTGATGACCTATTCAAACGCCTTATAAAAATCTCAGCATTGCAAGAGGGTTCAGAAATTCCAGATTATGGTTGGACATTATTGTCTCTTTTTGTCAGTTGCCATGATTTAAGACAATCCGAGACTCCAAATGTGAGTGATTGCGTCGGTTCAAATGAGCAAGCTAGTTTTCAGGAATTATTAAGACTTTTGGAAAAATATGATACAAAAGATTTAATAACAAAAGAACATAGAAATGTACTCAAACTCATGATTCACGGTAGTACATTTGGACGTAGCGAAGACAACAGAGGCAATATTTATAATGGAAAACTGTTGAAATATCTTCTGGTTGATAATACTGAATTTTCTGATACAGATATAGAATTGGCATATATTGCTTGTGACATTGATACTGCGAATGTTGCTGCGGATCTGAAAGATTATGCCCGATCCAGTATCAATGTTTACAATGAAATTCAAAATGTATCTCCATCAATGATTAGTGCCAGAAAATTTTTTGGCGAACAACAGGAGCAATTTTTCTTTGAACTACAGAAGTTTGACTCTAAACTTTGCGGATTGGCATTTGAAATGGGTAAAGAGAAAAATGCACCTCTGGTCAAACAAATTAGTCAGAAAATCAAGCAGCTTGATAATACCTTAACTAATGACGAGGTGGTAAAGCGATATGTTTCCTTGGTTAAATCGTTAGCTTAAAATGATAAGAAAAACCATTTTTGTAGTCAGACATGGGTATGCAAACTCACATGCGGAAACAGACTTTGCCAGGACTTTAACAGAAAAAGGAATTCAAGCAGTGAAACAAACTGCCGATTTTATAAAAAGCTTTTCAGAAAACTTGTCACAAAAAATACAAGCTTGTATATGTTCGGCTGCGGAGAGAACCTCGCAAACTGCAAAAATAATTTGCAGCCATTGCGTGATTGATTGTGTTGAGACAAAAAAAGAACTCTATTCAACGTATTCCGGAGAGTGGCTCAAACAAGTTGAGAACTCGCCATTTGAAACATTGTTATTGGTTGGGCACAATCCTACATTGAGCGAATTAGTCACCCACCTTTCTGGACAAAGAATCTATATGAGCCCATCGGACTGTGCGGTTGTCTCTCTTGAAATTAAAGAAGATGGCATTATTTATCCAGCTGAACTAATCGCTTTTCACAGCAATGAATAAATATCAAATCGAAAGATTTTTACGAAACGCCAAAAACAATTTCAACTATCACTTAAGAAATATACCGGTGGTTACCCGTTATTTGTTAATTTCTATCATTGTGGTTTTCATTCTGCAACATGTGGTGAATTTATATTTTTTCGTATTACAAAGTTTTAATTACGGATTTAACCCGGTTCAATTGATTAGTTATGCTTTTTTGCATGGTAATTTTGCCCATTTGCTTTTCAATGGTTTAGCATTGTGGATGTTTGGTTCTCAGATTGAGCGATACTGGGGAGCTAAAAGATATTTAACTTTTGTATTTGTTTGTATTGTTGGTGCTGCAATCACTCACATGATATTTGTTAATGCGAATGTAATAGGAATTTCAGGTTTGGTATTTGGCTTGTTGTTGGCTT
This genomic interval from Gammaproteobacteria bacterium contains the following:
- a CDS encoding anion permease, with the protein product MAWGIGANDVANAMATSVGSKAISIKTAIIIAAIFEFGGAVLAGGEVTSTIRKGIVDSATFEGAPELLIYGMLASLLAAGIWLLIASKKGWPVSTTHSIVGAVVGFAAIGVGMDAVNWGQVGSIVMSWVVSPLTSGVIAFLLFQSVQVLILRTDDPLTKAKRYVPFYIFLTAFFMTLVTIKKGLKHVSDISFSSQEAYLYAALIGVVVAVIGAIFISKIQPNKKKEKDFHFYTVEKVFAVLMVITASGLAFAHGSNDVANAVGPLAAVVSTAKTGMITGKSALDSWILLVGGIGIVIGLATYGRKVIATVGKKITHLTPSRGFAAELGASMTIVVASSTGMPISTTHTLVGAVLGVGLAKGISAINLTVVRGIFASWLITIPAGAVLSIIFFFIFKSIFG
- a CDS encoding TIGR00730 family Rossman fold protein codes for the protein MKSLAVYCSSSNIIHQDYFEAARMLGKAMAEKSFQLVYGGGMVGLMGEVARSVKQHGGKTLGVVPEALNLDNVVNDIDDELIITTGMRERKAIMDDRADAFLGLPGGFGTFEEMFEVLTLKQLGYHNKPIVFLNIRGYYDKLLDMFDHIYSEQFAKPEYRQLYHVSENVLDVIDYLSEYQPPQLPDKWFV
- a CDS encoding histidine phosphatase family protein; its protein translation is MIRKTIFVVRHGYANSHAETDFARTLTEKGIQAVKQTADFIKSFSENLSQKIQACICSAAERTSQTAKIICSHCVIDCVETKKELYSTYSGEWLKQVENSPFETLLLVGHNPTLSELVTHLSGQRIYMSPSDCAVVSLEIKEDGIIYPAELIAFHSNE
- a CDS encoding TIGR00153 family protein; this translates as MVKNIISEMLGKSPVFPIQGHIKTAYKSAELLPDLFRAANLNDWSKVESINAEIRKLENEADEQKLKIRSNLPKSLFMPVPRQDLLELVLVQDRIANLSKSISAMVKQRKIQIPAEFFDEFMEFVELCVNAAKSARKSVNELDELYETGFRGAEVDLVQKLIDKLDVLETETDNKQDSVQQALFKIEKQLDAVEVMFLYKLIDKVGGIADQSERVGRRLEILLAK
- a CDS encoding exopolyphosphatase; the protein is MSEQLKNYYAAVDLGSNSFHMIVAEMIDNQMHVIDSHKDMVRLADGLDAKGNLSEEKMKFAIQSLRKIGQRIKHIPKSHVRIVGTNTLRLAKNAKVFMKRAQKALGKSIEVISGREEARILYLGVAHSIQNDEHNRLVIDIGGGSTELIIGNDFTPILRESLHMGCVSYTNKFFSDGLITPENWNKAVLHAHRQVVPIALEYKQLGWDLAVGASGTLRATVSVLTENGLTNEGIDPQSLNQLIEKCLQLGSIKKLSRIKGLSLQRMPVFIGGLAIIKGLFDALDIKRMIGCNGALREGLIYDLSGRLNHNDIRKRTIEKLCKQFEVNIFQSELVRASLNKMLDILNLKLSDKQKRLLRWATKLHELGLKISHSHFEEHAAYILNHADMPGFAQHEQDKLAAIIASQRRKIKTEWLQRLSREQKEKVIPLIVLFRLAVLLNRSRVEIEFGLERIEIDNKNVSVYFNQNWLEEHPLTQEDMYAEINYMKALNINYKLFS
- a CDS encoding rhomboid family intramembrane serine protease, whose product is MNKYQIERFLRNAKNNFNYHLRNIPVVTRYLLISIIVVFILQHVVNLYFFVLQSFNYGFNPVQLISYAFLHGNFAHLLFNGLALWMFGSQIERYWGAKRYLTFVFVCIVGAAITHMIFVNANVIGISGLVFGLLLAYGMMWPEREIFLLLPPMPVKAKYLVIGYGVLLLLNILTSRNDGIAHFAHLGGALSGFLLIQYWRKKPPFHR